One genomic region from Papaver somniferum cultivar HN1 unplaced genomic scaffold, ASM357369v1 unplaced-scaffold_24, whole genome shotgun sequence encodes:
- the LOC113340868 gene encoding aspartic proteinase CDR1-like, with protein sequence MRAHDINSQILLRSNATRSMDPDVARLPVIYEPEMFYIAMVGLGAYKSFHQDAPLYPWSSSTTYRPIACNTHPLCKGDKCNVDGQCTYVSGYESGSVTSGILSEEKFTFDSDTGGLENIELQFGCGRIQENFEDFIGKNHLRGKPDLITGILGLGLGQWSFLNQLGAVGQGKFSYCFETFNQNMEGSDTYLRFGEDAIIGRAGQEVHITPIVVPKFETSYYFLNLEDISVGNKRIGFPKGTFKLSSRGVGGSAIDSGTPISIMYKDRFDRIADLVKANFNELGVEYIGPQQSFDVCFRLRGKFDINKYPYITLHFQQADYVISDYKANFVILGEIVCLGISRGDIKSPSFILGANQQANKRILYNVMDWSLSFATEYCELGS encoded by the exons ATGCGAGCACATGACATCAACTCACAAATATTACTCCGGAGTAATGCAACGCGCTCCATGGATCCTGATGTTGCACGTTTGCCTGTAATTTACGAACCAGAAATGTTTTACATTGCAATGGTTGGTTTAG GTGCCTATAAATCTTTCCATCAAGATGCACCACTTTATCCTTGGAGTTCGTCAACTACGTATCGCCCCATTGCTTGTAATACACATCCTCTTTGCAAGGGAGATAAGTGCAATGTTGATGGCCAATGCACTTATGTATCAGGCTATGAGAGTGGATCGGTTACATCTGGTATTCTTTCTGAAGAAAAGTTCACATTCGACTCCGATACTGGTGGCCTTGAAAATATTGAGTTACAATTTGGTTGTGGCCGAATCCAAGAGAATTTTGAAGATTTTATCGGCAAGAATCATTTACGTGGCAAACCTGATCTTATTACAGGAATACTCGGTTTAGGATTAGGACAATGGTCTTTTCTTAATCAATTAGGAGCTGTTGGACAAGGTAAATTTTCCTACTGCTTTGAGACGTTTAACCAGAATATGGAAGGGTCAGATACATATTTAAGGTTCGGAGAAGATGCTATAATTGGACGCGCAGGTCAAGAAGTACATATCACTCCGATTGTTGTGCCTAAGTTTGAAACCTCATACTATTTCTTAAATCTAGAAGATATCAGTGTAGGTAACAAAAGAATTGGATTTCCTAAAGGTACTTTTAAGCTTAGCAGTCGAGGAGTAGGCGGTAGTGCTATTGATTCTGGTACTCCAATATCCATTATGTATAAAGATCGTTTTGATAGAATTGCAGATTTGGTAAAGGCAAATTTTAACGAGCTCGGAGTTGAATATATAGGTCCCCAACAAAGTTTTGATGTTTGTTTCCGTTTACGGGGAAAATTTGATATTAATAAGTATCCTTACATAACGCTTCATTTTCAACAGGCCGACTACGTTATTTCAGATTATAAAGCTAATTTTGTAATATTAGGTGAAATTGTTTGCTTAGGTATTTCCCGAGGGGATATTAAATCGCCATCTTTTATTTTAGGAGCTAATCAACAAGCGAATAAAAGGATTTTATATAATGTTATGGATTGGTCACTCTCTTTTGCTACGGAGTATTGCGAATTAGGTTCATGA
- the LOC113341016 gene encoding trafficking protein particle complex subunit 2-like isoform X2, producing MATTACFVIVSKNDIPVYEAEVGSALRKEDAAHQHQFILHAALDVVQDLAWTTSAMFLKTVDRFNDLVVSVYVTAGHTRLMLLHDSRSEDGIKSFFQDVHELYIKILLNPLYIPGSRITSSHFDTKVRALARKYL from the exons ATGGCAACTACAGCATGTTTTGTTATTGTTAGCAAGAATGACATTCCCGTTTATGAAGCTGAAGTTGGCTCTGCTCTCAGA AAAGAAGATGCTGCTCACCAGCACCAATTTATTTTACATGCAGCGTTGGATGTTGTTCAAGACCTTGCATGGACTACTAGCGCTAT GTTCTTGAAGACGGTGGATAGGTTCAACGATCTGGTGGTGTCTGTATATGTTACTGCTGGTC ATACACGATTGATGCTACTTCATGACTCGAGAAGTGAAGATGGGATCAAAAGCTTTTTTCAAGATGTCCATGAGCTGTATATAAAG attcttctgaatcccctCTATATTCCTGGATCACGCATAACATCATCTCATTTTGATACGAAAGTCAGGGCCCTAGCAAGAAAGTATCTGTAG
- the LOC113341016 gene encoding transport protein particle 20 kDa subunit-like isoform X1 encodes MLYVILLEEGGATMSTCFCRLLLYLRFILKVILLKEGVMATTACFVIVSKNDIPVYEAEVGSALRKEDAAHQHQFILHAALDVVQDLAWTTSAMFLKTVDRFNDLVVSVYVTAGHTRLMLLHDSRSEDGIKSFFQDVHELYIKILLNPLYIPGSRITSSHFDTKVRALARKYL; translated from the exons ATGTTGTATGTTATTCTGCTAGAGGAAGGGGGTGCGACTATGTCAACATGTTTTTGCCGACTGCTTTTGTA TTTGCGATTTATACTGAAGGTTATTCTACTAAAGGAAGGGGTTATGGCAACTACAGCATGTTTTGTTATTGTTAGCAAGAATGACATTCCCGTTTATGAAGCTGAAGTTGGCTCTGCTCTCAGA AAAGAAGATGCTGCTCACCAGCACCAATTTATTTTACATGCAGCGTTGGATGTTGTTCAAGACCTTGCATGGACTACTAGCGCTAT GTTCTTGAAGACGGTGGATAGGTTCAACGATCTGGTGGTGTCTGTATATGTTACTGCTGGTC ATACACGATTGATGCTACTTCATGACTCGAGAAGTGAAGATGGGATCAAAAGCTTTTTTCAAGATGTCCATGAGCTGTATATAAAG attcttctgaatcccctCTATATTCCTGGATCACGCATAACATCATCTCATTTTGATACGAAAGTCAGGGCCCTAGCAAGAAAGTATCTGTAG
- the LOC113341015 gene encoding pentatricopeptide repeat-containing protein At4g32430, mitochondrial-like codes for MFSLHYRFRNCFLEQDQVLASFKNFLSLKHGFHTSVHIPHPNPSSLNQSMLSYLHNNLPSLALETLRKQIQFGGTSGLNENTIAIAFKSCCGNLKTGSQIHGLAISAGFNSYVTVHNSLMSFYCKSGQFKRAFDIFRSLKNPDIVSWNTILSGFQCSEDAAEFAVEMHRKGVVFDAVTYTTIISFCSDPPELLGIQIHSQILKSGFGAENYVGNALITMYSRWCRLEEAKMVFDEMAYRDLVSWNAVICGYVQEGNNEVEAILLFVDMVKEGLKLDHVSFSSAISACGHVKNLDMGRQVHSLALKTGYGVHVSVCNVLISMYSKCEITHSAKMVFESMTDRNVVSWTTMISLDEETAVSLFKEMQLDGVCPNEVTYVGLIQAISSQDLVEGGKLIHGCCIKTGFITKLNVSNSFITMYAKFEYMEEARKAFNELSHGEIVSWNALISGYAQNGLYQEALETFLSAIMESLRPNKFTFGSVLNAIASAEPVSLRHGRRCHSHIIKLGLHTEISVLGALLDMYAKRGSIDESRAVFEETTERSLVAWTAIISAYSRHGDFETVMSLYEEMIKEEVKPDSITFLPILAVCGRRGMVDMGMRIFNSMVNDHKIEPSPEHYSSMVDMLGRAGRLDLAEEFMDKMPTKPGLPVLQSLLGSCRTHGNVELGIKVGEVLIGMEPEESGSYMLMSHMYAEKGEWEKVAKIRKGMRDKGVKKLTGLSWADVGEVHGSMYMHGFCSEDKSHPQTEDIYKMVEYIGLEMKLLEMHNQRIGKDNIFLCNV; via the coding sequence ATGTTTTCCCTCCATTATAGATTTCGTAACTGTTTCCTAGAACAAGATCAAGTGTTAGCAAGTTTCAAGAACTTCCTCTCTCTGAAACATGGATTCCATACTTCCGTCCATATTCCTCATCCAAATCCGTCTTCTCTTAACCAATCAATGCTTTCTTATTTACACAATAATCTTCCATCCTTGGCTCTTGAAACACTAAGAAAGCAGATTCAGTTTGGTGGTACGAGTGGATTAAATGAGAACACCATTGCCATTGCTTTTAAATCTTGTTGTGGAAATCTAAAAACTGGTTCTCAAATACATGGCTTGGCAATATCAGCTGGATTCAATTCCTATGTTACCGTTCATAATTCGTTGATGAGTTTCTATTGTAAATCTGGGCAGTTTAAACGAgcttttgatatttttaggagTCTAAAAAACCCAGACATTGTGTCTTGGAATACCATTCTTTCGGGTTTCCAATGTAGTGAAGATGCTGCAGAGTTTGCTGTTGAAATGCATCGAAAAGGGGTTGTTTTTGATGCAGTGACGTATACAACTATAATTTCCTTTTGTTCAGATCCTCCAGAGCTTCTTGGAATTCAGATTCACTCTCAGATATTAAAATCTGGGTTTGGGGCTGAAAATTATGTGGGTAACGCTCTTATAACAATGTATTCAAGGTGGTGCCGACTAGAAGAAGCTAAAATGGTGTTTGATGAAATGGCTTATAGAGATTTGGTTTCTTGGAACGCAGTTATCTGTGGATATGTGCAAGAAGGAAATAATGAAGTGGAGGCTATTTTGCTTTTCGTGGATATGGTAAAAGAAGGTTTGAAGCTCGATCATGTTTCATTTTCAAGTGCAATATCAGCCTGTGGTCATGTAAAAAACTTGGATATGGGGAGACAAGTACACAGTTTAGCTTTGAAAACTGGGTATGGTGTTCATGTCTCAGTATGTAATGTTTTGATTTCGATGTATTCGAAATGTGAGATTACCCACAGTGCTAAAATGGTTTTTGAGAGTATGACTGATCGAAATGTGGTGTCGTGGACTACCATGATTTCGCTAGATGAAGAAACTGCAGTTTCTCTATTTAAAGAAATGCAACTTGATGGAGTTTGTCCAAATGAAGTCACTTATGTGGGGCTAATCCAAGCAATATCTAGTCAAGATTTAGTGGAAGGAGGAAAATTGATTCACGGGTGTTGTATTAAGACAGGGTTTATAACCAAATTGAATGTTTCTAACAGTTTCATAACCATGTACGCTAAGTTTGAGTATATGGAAGAAGCAAGGAAAGCGTTTAATGAGTTAAGTCACGGAGAGATTGTTTCATGGAATGCTTTGATTTCTGGTTATGCTCAAAATGGGCTATATCAAGAAGCTTTGGAGACATTTTTGTCTGCAATTATGGAGTCCTTACGACCAAACAAATTCACCTTCGGTAGTGTGTTGAATGCGATTGCATCTGCCGAACCTGTGTCACTAAGACATGGACGACGCTGCCATTCCCACATTATCAAGCTAGGCTTACACACAGAAATTAGTGTTTTAGGAGCTCTGCTTGATATGTACGCTAAACGTGGAAGTATTGATGAATCTAGGGCTGTTTTTGAGGAGACTACAGAGAGAAGCTTAGTTGCTTGGACTGCAATAATTTCGGCTTATTCAAGACATGGGGATTTCGAAACTGTGATGAGCTTATACGAGGAGATGATTAAAGAAGAAGTAAAGCCAGATTCGATTACATTTCTTCCAATATTAGCAGTGTGTGGTCGAAGAGGAATGGTTGACATGGGTATGAGAATCTTCAACTCCatggtgaatgatcataaaattGAGCCTTCACCAGAGCATTATTCGTCAATGGTGGATATGTTAGGAAGAGCTGGTCGATTGGACTTAGCagaagaatttatggataaaatGCCAACAAAACCTGGACTGCCGGTGTTGCAGAGCTTGCTTGGGTCTTGTAGAACTCATGGTAATGTTGAGCTGGGTATAAAAGTCGGAGAAGTTCTAATTGGGATGGAACCAGAGGAGTCTGGTTCTTATATGTTGATGTCTCATATGTATGCAGAGAAAGGAGAGTGGGAGAAAGTAGCAAAGATAAGGAAAGGGATGAGAGACAAAGGAGTGAAGAAACTAACAGGGTTAAGTTGGGCAGATGTTGGTGAGGTTCATGGTTCTATGTATATGCATGGTTTCTGTTCAGAGGATAAATCTCATCCGCAAACTGAAGATATATATAAAATGGTAGAATATATAGGGTTGGAGATGAAGCTGTTAGAGATGCATAATCAGAGAATTGGGAAAGACAACATATTTTTATGTAATGTCTGA
- the LOC113340995 gene encoding peptide deformylase 1A, chloroplastic-like produces the protein MEMIYRFSNRLSPISIADKCFRNSINKQFIRTPILGSRLIREKSFKSKVLDLKTPVFNDNTNLIYLKTFSSSSSTSSIASKAGWLLGLTGEKKQILPEIVKAGDPVLHEPARDVSVDEIGSEKIERIIDNMIKVMRQAPGVGLAAPQIGIPLKIIVLEDTKEYIGYAPKQDIKEQDRRVFDLLVILNPKLEKKGSKTALFFEGCLSVDGFRAVVERHLEVEVTGLGRDGKPLKVKASGWQARILQHECDHLDGTIYVDKMVPRTFRTVENLELPLPAAVPKLGVLNS, from the exons ATGGAGATGATATATAGATTCTCAAATCGACTATCTCCGATCTCAATAGCTGATAAATGCTTCAGAAATTCAATAAACAAACAATTCATTAGAACCCCAATTCTGGGTTCTCGTCTAATTCGAGAAAAATCATTCAAATCCAAGGTCTTAGACCTGAAAACACCAGTATTTAATGACAATACGAACTTGATCTATTTGaaaaccttttcttcttcttcttctacttcttcgatTGCTTCTAAAGCAGGTTGGTTACTGGGTTTAACAGGAGAAAAGAAACAAATCTTGCCTGAGATTGTTAAAGCTGGAGATCCTGTTCTTCATGAACCTGCTCGTGATGTTTCTGTTGATGAAATTGGGTCTGAAAAGATTGAAAGAATTATTGATAATATGATTAAAGTTATGAGACAAGCACCTGGTGTTGGTCTTGCTGCTCCTCAGATTGGCATTCCATTAAAG ATTATTGTTTTGGAAGATACAAAAGAGTATATTGGTTATGCTCCAAAGCAGGATATCAAAGAACAAGATAGACGCGTTTTTGATCTTCTG GTCATACTGAACCCCAAGCTTGAAAAGAAGGGCAGCAAGACTGCGTTGTTCTTTGAAGGTTGCCTGAG TGTTGACGGATTTAGGGCAGTGGTTGAACGTCATCTTGAGGTGGAAGTTACGGGTTTAGGACGTGATGGCAAGCCGTTGAAAGTAAAAGCTTCAGGTTGGCAGGCTCGAATATTACAACATGAGTGTGATCATCTAGATGGCACAATTTATGTTGATAAAATGGTTCCAAGAACATTCAGAACTGTGGAGAACCTGGAGTTGCCTCTTCCCGCTGCAGTCCCTAAACTCGGAGTGCTCAACTCATAG
- the LOC113340996 gene encoding uncharacterized protein LOC113340996, whose translation MEGPLPITSMNHISIVCRSVEKSLEFYQNVLGFYPIRRPGSFDFDGAWLFNYGIGIHLLQSENPENVSKKMSINPKDQHISFQCGSMAMVEKKLKDMGIDYIQRTVEEGGVYVDQLFFHDPDGFMIEICNCDNLPVIPLTGEAPVQMQACSRINKLKNKIQIQQNQQQQQQQKLMVQHVSPLHV comes from the exons ATGGAAGGTCCTTTGCCAATTACATCTATGAATCATATCTCGATTGTATGCAGATCAGTTGAGAAATCTCTTGAATTTTATCAGAATGTTCTTGGGTTTTATCCTATTAGAAGGCCTGGATCATTTGATTTTGATGGAGCCTG GCTATTCAATTATGGCATTGGAATTCATCTCTTGCAGTCGGAAAACCCAGAAAATGTGTCAAAGAAAATGAGCATAAATCCCAAAGATCAGCACATCTCTTTCCAG TGTGGAAGCATGGCAATGGTGGAGAAAAAGCTCAAGGACATGGGGATTGACTATATTCAGAGGACAGTTGAAGAAGGTGGAGTCTATGTCGATCAGTTGTTCTTCCATGACCCGGACGGTTTTATGATCGAAATCTGTAACTGTGATAATCTTCCGGTTATACCACTCACTGGAGAAGCTCCAGTTCAAATGCAAGCATGTTCCAGAATCAATAAGTTGAAGAATAAGATTCAAattcaacaaaatcaacaacaacagcagcaacaaaaacTTATGGTTCAACATGTTTCTCCTTTGCATGTGTAG